The genomic window CGCGGCTGAGTGAGTTGAGTGAGCCGGGTGCCCGCGTGTCAGGCCCGGGTGGGGGCCGGGCGCCAGACCCACGGGTGGGCGTCCGCGCCCATGCCGACGGCCGTGGCACCGGAGGCGCCCAGGTGGAGCGCGGGGGAGTCCAGCGGCTCGACGCCCTGAGTGCGGGTCAGGATCCGCTGCCCGTCGCGCAGTCGGATCCGGCCGCGGAGGTCCCGGCCGAGCAGTACCGGACCGGTGGGGGAGGGGGCCGCGGCGAGCGCGCCGTAACCGTCGAAGCCCGTGCGCAGCACCCGGCCGTCGGCCTGCACCGACGTCACCGCCGACTCGGCCGGCCGGCGGTAGTGGAGCTCCACGCCACCGCCGGGGGCGGGTACGGCGGTGAGCGTCTCACCGGCCGCCGTGGGCGCCCCCGCCGGCCGGAGGGTGAGCTCCTGGCCCGGCGTGTCCTGGGTCCAGTGGTGCACGCGGTCGCGGCCCGCGGCGTGGACATGGACAAGTCCGGCACCGTCCACGACCGCCGAGAGACCGTCCTGGATCCCGTCGGTGCCGACGGTGCCGTAGGTCTCGCCGCCGCCGAGATCGCGCCATCGGTCCCAGCGCCCGTCGCTGCCCCGCACGCGTGTGCTGAGGCCCTTGTCCGCGTTGCGTACGAAGAGGTGGACCCGCCCGTCGGGGGCGGCCACCGCGACCGGAACGCCGATCCGGCGGCCCCGGTCGTCGTCCCGCTCCGGATGGCCGAGGCCTTTCCAGGCGAGGAACTCCCCGCCCGCGGCGCGCTGTTCGAGTACGACGATCTCGCGCCGGTTCGCCCCGCCGTGCCCACCGAGCGCGGCGAACCGCAGCCCGAAGAGCAGCTGCCGCCCGTCCGGGAGCGCCGCCGAGCCCAGCGCGGGTGCGAGCGGCCCGCCGCCGAGGTCGTCGGGGTCGCCCCACTGGCCGCTGCCGGGCGCGGTCTCGCGCCAGCGCACGGCCCGCAGCCCCAGCACCCCGTAGGCGGTGAGCCGGCCGTCCGCCTCGCCGGCGACGACGGGCCGGGCACCCGGATAGCGGTGGTGGGTCGAGCGGACCCAGCCCTTCTTGTTCGTCAACGGGCGCGTGCCGCCCACGTTGTAGTCGCCGCAGCCGGACGGGTTGCCGCACTGCCAGGCCGGGTCGCCGCCGTACGGGACGAGATGGGCGGCCTTCTCGGTGAGCGCGGCGGCGGGGAGGTTCTTGGGCCAGTGCCGGTTGTAGTAGCCGCGGAAGGCGGTGGCGACGAACGCCGGGAGCTGCCCGCCGTCCTTCGCCGACTCGGCCACCCAGCGCAGCATCGCCGCCCAGCTGAAGCACGCCACCGCGGTGTGGTCGGCGTGGTCCGCGTAGCCGCGCTGCTCACTGTTTTTCCTACGGGTCGCCTCGTCGCTGTGCTGGATGTCCGGATCGGGGTCCAGGGTCTGGACGACGGTCGGCCGGTACTGCTCCATGAGCCCGACGAGCACGTCGACGAGCTGGTCGTAGTCGTACGACACGGTCCTGTGCAGCGGCGAGTCGGCGGAGACGACGGTGTGCAGGCCCAGCGCCCGGTCGTGCCAGAGGCTGGGCAGCGACTCCCAGCGGCGGGGCGCGTGCATGGGGAGGTTGAGGAAGACCAGCTCGACCCGGCGGTTGCCGACCGCGAGCGTGTTGACCTCGGCCCGGTGGTCGCCGCGGAGCGAGGCCACGCCCTTCTGCCACACGGTGAACCGGTCGAGGCCGAGCATGGTGGCGTACGCCTGGCGCAGGCCCTGGTGGCGGGCGGAGGAGTAGGCGGGGCGGTCGGCCGGGACGTTCCGGCCGCCGGGTATGCGGTTCCTGCCGTCGTGCTCCCCGGCGGTGACGTATACGCAGAGGAGGGGGACCCCGGAGTCCACCAGCCGCTGGGTGTCCGGGTTCATGAAGTACAGGTCGTCGTCCGGGTGCGCCAGGATCTGCATCAGCTGGGCGCGGCGCGAGCGGGCGATCGGCATGCCGGGCGCGGGATCCGCCGTGGGGGTGGGGCGCCGGGGCGCGGGCACGGAGCAGGCGGTGAGGGCGCTCGCGGCGGCGGTGCCGGTGAGTGCGGTGAGGGCGGCGAGGACGGAGCGGCGGCGGGGCCGGTGACGCTCGGTCAACTCGTGGGATCTATCTGTGGAATGTGCCACAGGCATGCTGCGCGCAGCGCTCTCGTTCACGTGCCGTGCTCCGTCCGCTTCCCCCGCAGCGGGCGGGCCTGGCCCCCGTCTGCGTACCGTGCTGTCCCCAGGTCGCGGAGGGCAGGGCTTGGTCGGAGCCGCCGTCCGCGCTCAGCTAGACGCTCTTACGGCGGGCAGGGTTGCGGTGTTCTGCGCCTCACCCGGCGGTCGTGAGCGCAGGTATCCGTCAACCGGCCAGTGCCGGGACGTCGCCGCCCTCCGCCCAGGTGAGCGTGGTCCCGGGCAGACCCCTCAGCCACCGCTCGGCGATCTCCGCGAGCCGCGCCCGGCCCGGCGGGGTCCGGCCCAGCCCGATGGCGTACCGGGCGCCTTCCGGGCCGGACGCGAAGGGCCGGGGCCAGGCGTGGGCGCCTTCCACGCCGGCCGTCTCCAGCGCGGTGAGCAGGGCCCGTACGTGCCCGCGCACGCGCCCCTCGTCCGGCCCGGCCGGCACGGTCAGCACCGCCCAGGCCGTGTGCCGCCGATGCAGCGGGGGCGGTGCTAGCAGCTCTCCCCAGGGCACCGCGGAGCCCGCCGCCTCCAGCAACTCCCAGGCCCGGTACAGCTCCTGGGCCACCAGCTCCTGCCCGCTCGTGCCGAGCTGGTCCGAGCAGGACCTGACGGGCTCGGTCGGCGTCATGACCGGCTGCCGCCAGTCCCACGCGGCCCAGGTGGCGAAGAAGCGTCGCAGCAGGGTGGCGTCGGCCGACTCGGCCGGGCCCGGGGCGCCGGCCCCGGCCCCGGCCCCGGCCTCGCGCACCGTGCGGGCCGCCAGGAGCGACCAGGCCAGGCCCGGGAGGCCGCCGAAGGGGGGCGAGTCCAGGCCGCGGGCCCTGGCCCAGGACTTGATCCGCCTGGCGAGGCGGGTGAACGCTTCCACGTGCGGGCCCGCGACGGCCAGGACGGCGTCAGCGTCGCTGACCGCGCTCAACGCGACCGACGCCGCATCGCCCAGCTCGGCGCGTCGGGCGACCGCGTCGGGCGGGGGAACGGTGCCCGTGGCGATCACGACCAGGTCCACGTCGAGGGGGCCGACGCGCAGCCGGAGCCCCGGCACCCTGGCGCCGATGACCTCCCGGACGTCCGTGGCCCCCGGCAGCGCCGCCGCGACCCGGGCCCGTACGTCCTCCAGCGCGGCCCCTCCCGGCAGCGCCGCGACCAGGTCCAGGTCGGCGCCGGGCAGGTGGCAGCCCATGCGCCGTGAGCCGACGACGTACACGACTCCGTCGGCCAGCGCGTCCGAGACGCGCTGCGCGGTGCGTCGGGCGTGGGCT from Streptomyces formicae includes these protein-coding regions:
- a CDS encoding PIG-L family deacetylase — encoded protein: MPVAHSTDRSHELTERHRPRRRSVLAALTALTGTAAASALTACSVPAPRRPTPTADPAPGMPIARSRRAQLMQILAHPDDDLYFMNPDTQRLVDSGVPLLCVYVTAGEHDGRNRIPGGRNVPADRPAYSSARHQGLRQAYATMLGLDRFTVWQKGVASLRGDHRAEVNTLAVGNRRVELVFLNLPMHAPRRWESLPSLWHDRALGLHTVVSADSPLHRTVSYDYDQLVDVLVGLMEQYRPTVVQTLDPDPDIQHSDEATRRKNSEQRGYADHADHTAVACFSWAAMLRWVAESAKDGGQLPAFVATAFRGYYNRHWPKNLPAAALTEKAAHLVPYGGDPAWQCGNPSGCGDYNVGGTRPLTNKKGWVRSTHHRYPGARPVVAGEADGRLTAYGVLGLRAVRWRETAPGSGQWGDPDDLGGGPLAPALGSAALPDGRQLLFGLRFAALGGHGGANRREIVVLEQRAAGGEFLAWKGLGHPERDDDRGRRIGVPVAVAAPDGRVHLFVRNADKGLSTRVRGSDGRWDRWRDLGGGETYGTVGTDGIQDGLSAVVDGAGLVHVHAAGRDRVHHWTQDTPGQELTLRPAGAPTAAGETLTAVPAPGGGVELHYRRPAESAVTSVQADGRVLRTGFDGYGALAAAPSPTGPVLLGRDLRGRIRLRDGQRILTRTQGVEPLDSPALHLGASGATAVGMGADAHPWVWRPAPTRA